A section of the Deinococcus taeanensis genome encodes:
- a CDS encoding rod shape-determining protein: MRLSEDIGIDLGTATFLIYSKSRGLVLQEPSVIAMARDSKQVKAVGEEAYRMIGRTPGGIVAVRPIKDGVIADEGLTEKMITMFLQKVQGSAGRLFGFKPQLMVGVPSNVSDVEKRAVLRAALHSNAKRAFLIEEPLAAAIGAGLKIAEPVGSMVVDIGGGSTDVAVISLGGIVVSESLRVAGNEFDESIIRYVRRKHNVLIGERTAEEIKVKVGAAMLLDDAENLTAEVRGRDLVNGLPKTISLDSTDVVEALSEPVTKIVEGVKRVLEITPPELVSDIIDRGIVMTGGGSLLRNFDELLRQTTGIPVAVAENAIEAVAVGTGMALEMIPVLGDSLVSSDNYLRR, translated from the coding sequence GTGAGGCTGTCAGAAGACATTGGAATTGACCTTGGAACGGCGACGTTCCTGATTTACAGCAAAAGCCGCGGCCTGGTTCTCCAGGAACCCAGCGTGATCGCCATGGCCCGCGACAGCAAACAGGTGAAGGCCGTGGGTGAGGAAGCCTACCGCATGATCGGCCGCACCCCCGGCGGAATCGTGGCCGTGCGACCCATCAAGGACGGCGTGATCGCCGACGAGGGCCTGACCGAGAAGATGATCACCATGTTCCTGCAGAAGGTGCAGGGCAGCGCCGGCCGCCTGTTCGGGTTCAAACCTCAGCTGATGGTGGGGGTACCCAGCAACGTCAGCGACGTGGAAAAACGCGCCGTGCTGCGTGCCGCCCTGCACAGCAATGCCAAACGCGCCTTCCTTATCGAGGAGCCGCTCGCGGCTGCCATCGGCGCCGGCCTGAAAATCGCCGAGCCGGTGGGCAGCATGGTCGTGGACATCGGCGGGGGCAGCACCGACGTGGCCGTGATCTCCCTGGGCGGCATCGTGGTCAGTGAGTCCCTGCGCGTGGCCGGCAATGAGTTCGACGAGAGCATCATCCGGTACGTGCGCCGCAAGCACAACGTCCTGATCGGTGAACGCACCGCCGAGGAGATCAAGGTGAAAGTCGGGGCGGCCATGCTGCTCGACGACGCCGAGAACCTGACCGCCGAGGTGCGTGGCCGCGACCTGGTCAACGGTCTGCCCAAGACCATCAGCCTGGATTCCACCGATGTCGTCGAGGCGCTGTCCGAGCCGGTCACCAAGATCGTGGAGGGCGTCAAGCGGGTGCTGGAAATCACGCCGCCGGAACTGGTGAGTGACATCATTGACCGCGGTATCGTCATGACCGGCGGCGGCAGCCTGCTGCGCAACTTCGACGAGCTGCTGCGCCAGACGACCGGGATTCCCGTGGCGGTGGCCGAGAACGCCATCGAGGCCGTCGCGGTCGGCACAGGCATGGCGCTGGAAATGATCCCCGTGCTGGGCGACTCGCTCGTCAGCAGCGACAACTACCTGCGCCGCTGA
- the holA gene encoding DNA polymerase III subunit delta: protein MPLIVFSGNRFLADETLRDTLSARGLDARALPRLGGEDVTADTVGSHLNPGLFGDGGVIVDLEGVKPDKALLELLAAAPVTVALLDETPPATRLKLYEARGEVVPSPAPSKPGDVAGWVVQRARKERLPVERDACAYLAEVFGADLAGIAGELNKLALLDGPFTREAVRRVVGREPPGDSFAMLGAATAGKPGEAVTQLRRLLASGEDPFKLMGAVVWQYSLVARCVALQQEGGRVTEQVAAQRLGVKPYPAKKALEVARRLNEARIRAHLNRILDADLAMKRGLDAGVALERLIVQLSV from the coding sequence GTGCCACTGATCGTGTTCAGCGGGAACCGCTTTCTCGCGGATGAAACGCTGCGGGACACGCTGAGCGCCCGGGGGCTTGACGCCCGGGCGCTGCCGCGACTGGGCGGCGAGGACGTCACGGCCGACACGGTCGGCTCGCACCTGAACCCAGGGCTGTTCGGGGACGGCGGCGTGATTGTGGACCTGGAAGGCGTGAAGCCCGACAAGGCGCTGCTGGAGCTGCTGGCGGCCGCGCCGGTCACGGTGGCGCTCCTGGATGAGACGCCGCCCGCCACGCGCCTGAAGCTGTATGAGGCGCGTGGTGAGGTGGTGCCCTCCCCCGCCCCGTCCAAGCCGGGGGATGTGGCCGGCTGGGTCGTGCAGCGCGCCCGCAAGGAGCGGCTTCCCGTGGAGCGGGACGCGTGCGCCTACCTCGCGGAGGTGTTTGGCGCGGACCTGGCCGGCATCGCCGGGGAGCTGAACAAACTGGCGCTGCTCGACGGCCCGTTTACCCGTGAGGCGGTGCGGCGCGTGGTGGGCCGCGAGCCGCCCGGAGACAGTTTCGCCATGCTGGGCGCCGCGACCGCCGGAAAACCCGGCGAAGCGGTCACGCAGTTGCGGCGCCTGCTGGCGTCCGGTGAAGATCCGTTCAAGCTGATGGGCGCGGTCGTGTGGCAGTACAGCCTCGTGGCGCGCTGCGTGGCCCTGCAGCAGGAGGGGGGGCGGGTTACGGAACAGGTGGCGGCGCAGCGCCTGGGGGTCAAGCCGTACCCGGCGAAGAAGGCGCTGGAGGTGGCGCGCCGCCTGAATGAGGCGCGGATCCGTGCACACCTCAACCGCATCCTGGACGCTGACCTTGCCATGAAGCGCGGCCTGGACGCCGGCGTGGCGCTGGAGCGGCTGATCGTGCAGCTCAGTGTCTGA
- a CDS encoding potassium channel family protein, with translation MLRHLLWIPGAIMVIAVLFDLLVTCIQSGEGRLSRAVQRPLYGLLGAAARLTGRRTLLAWSAPLLITGTLTAWIMLAWVGWTLVFWSQPGALTGADTGQNTTLIATFYFVGYTLSTLGLGEIIAPQPFWRILTDIAAINGFFVLTFAITFIVPMAQIRADRRELALHLYRAGPGAQALILQAYTDHDRGLLSLTTDLHHLLNRLDAAHLNSPYVHRFHDRDHRDALDLNLPALGEALLILQGALQGEPTPGLRRALACVDSLTRTFERAQPHLTLPPPPPPDLTLLRAAGLPLVNDEAFHAFLRPHAALRRRLHAMTAAGQWRWAQVADPDGA, from the coding sequence ATGCTCCGGCACCTGCTCTGGATTCCCGGCGCGATCATGGTGATCGCCGTCCTGTTCGACCTGCTCGTGACCTGTATTCAGTCCGGTGAGGGTCGCCTGAGCCGCGCCGTGCAGAGGCCCCTGTACGGCCTGCTCGGCGCCGCCGCCCGCCTCACCGGTCGCCGGACGCTGCTCGCCTGGAGCGCGCCCCTGCTGATCACCGGAACACTCACCGCGTGGATCATGCTCGCCTGGGTAGGATGGACCCTGGTGTTCTGGTCACAGCCCGGCGCCCTGACCGGCGCGGACACCGGGCAGAACACCACCTTGATCGCCACGTTCTACTTCGTGGGGTACACCCTGAGCACCCTGGGCCTCGGTGAGATCATCGCCCCGCAGCCGTTCTGGCGCATCCTGACCGACATCGCGGCCATCAACGGCTTTTTCGTGCTGACTTTCGCCATCACATTCATCGTGCCCATGGCGCAGATCCGTGCCGACCGGCGCGAACTGGCCCTGCACCTGTACCGGGCCGGGCCGGGCGCGCAGGCGCTGATCCTGCAGGCGTACACCGACCACGACCGCGGCCTGCTGAGCCTCACCACGGACCTGCACCACCTGCTCAACCGACTGGACGCCGCGCACCTGAACTCCCCCTACGTGCACCGCTTTCATGACCGTGACCACCGCGATGCTCTGGACCTGAACCTGCCGGCGCTGGGCGAAGCGCTGCTGATTCTGCAGGGCGCGCTGCAGGGGGAACCCACGCCGGGCCTGCGCCGCGCGCTGGCGTGCGTGGACAGCCTGACCCGCACCTTCGAGCGGGCGCAGCCGCACCTGACGCTGCCCCCGCCGCCCCCGCCGGACCTGACGCTGCTGCGCGCCGCTGGCCTGCCGCTGGTGAACGATGAGGCCTTTCACGCGTTCCTGCGTCCCCACGCGGCACTGCGCCGGCGGCTGCATGCCATGACCGCCGCCGGGCAGTGGCGCTGGGCGCAGGTGGCCGACCCCGACGGAGCGTAA
- a CDS encoding acyl-CoA dehydrogenase → MTSTLPAPGMSFALNDEQRMIVQHVREYVRAEIAPKAAAYDRSGDYPHEQLRGLAELGLLGATVPEEWDGAGLDSVTYALCLEEIAAADASVAVIVSVQNGLPEQMILRYGTDEQRHRYLRPLAAGRHIGAFCLTESSAGSDAASLRLSAARDGDHWVLNGTKAWITSGGQADTYLVMARTSGPGARGISCFIVENGAAGLSFGRPEEKLGLHASHTTTVTFEDVRVPHANMVGEEGQGLIVALASLDAGRIGIAMQALGIARAALEHATRYAAEREQFGKPLREFEGVSFKIARMAARIESARLMALKAAWLKDQGQPYSKEASIAKLLASEAAVDCARDAIQIFGGNGYSREYPVERLYRDAKVTEIYEGTSEIQQLVISRAVFAELT, encoded by the coding sequence ATGACCAGCACCCTGCCCGCCCCCGGCATGTCGTTCGCCCTGAACGACGAGCAGCGCATGATCGTGCAGCATGTCCGCGAGTATGTGCGGGCCGAGATCGCCCCGAAAGCCGCCGCGTACGACCGCAGCGGCGACTACCCCCATGAACAGCTGCGCGGCCTCGCGGAACTCGGACTGCTGGGCGCCACCGTCCCCGAGGAATGGGACGGCGCGGGCCTGGACTCCGTCACCTACGCGCTGTGCCTGGAGGAGATCGCCGCGGCCGATGCCAGCGTCGCCGTGATCGTCAGCGTGCAGAACGGCCTGCCCGAACAGATGATCCTGCGCTACGGCACCGACGAGCAACGCCACCGTTACCTGCGTCCCCTCGCCGCCGGGCGGCACATCGGCGCATTCTGCCTGACCGAAAGCAGCGCCGGCAGCGACGCCGCCAGCCTCCGCCTCAGCGCCGCCCGCGACGGCGACCACTGGGTGCTGAACGGCACCAAAGCCTGGATCACCAGCGGCGGTCAGGCCGACACGTACCTGGTGATGGCCCGCACCAGCGGCCCCGGCGCGCGCGGCATCTCCTGTTTCATCGTGGAAAACGGCGCGGCAGGCCTGAGCTTCGGGCGGCCTGAGGAGAAACTGGGCCTGCACGCCTCGCACACCACCACCGTCACCTTCGAGGACGTTCGCGTGCCACACGCCAACATGGTCGGAGAGGAAGGGCAGGGCCTGATCGTGGCCCTCGCCAGTCTGGACGCCGGGCGCATCGGGATCGCCATGCAGGCCCTCGGCATCGCCCGCGCCGCCCTGGAACACGCCACACGCTACGCCGCTGAACGCGAGCAGTTCGGCAAACCCCTGCGGGAGTTCGAGGGCGTGTCCTTCAAGATCGCCCGGATGGCGGCCCGGATCGAAAGCGCCCGCCTGATGGCCCTGAAAGCCGCGTGGCTCAAGGACCAGGGTCAGCCGTACAGCAAGGAGGCCAGCATTGCCAAACTCCTGGCGAGCGAGGCGGCCGTCGACTGCGCCCGCGACGCCATACAGATCTTCGGCGGAAACGGCTACAGCCGTGAGTATCCGGTCGAGCGGCTGTACCGTGACGCGAAGGTCACCGAGATCTACGAAGGGACGAGTGAAATCCAGCAGCTTGTGATCAGCCGCGCCGTGTTCGCCGAGCTGACCTGA
- a CDS encoding carboxylesterase/lipase family protein: MRATDTGRVAGRVVRAQNGQPALAWLGLPYAAPARGPLRFAPPAPPAEWRGVRDASAFAPDVLQPLDPSVTLARSLEGSLHLNVWAPPHGEGHPVLVWFHGGAFRAGSGRLYDGREYAARRGVVVVTVNSRLGPLGYANFGGLFGDERFTPNAGYQDQGAAVRWVARNIAAFGGDPARITVAGESAGAVACALMLRDPDLAPLVSGAALQSGGLNQVSTLDNSLELAQAYARALGVSGATRERLWTLPPAAFVGALHTLERVRARHLNSRPVLDGQVLPATMSALLARPVAPVPLLLGANRDEYSLFVKLPDRVFPRTDRALLRRVLEGQLTPGGASRVLDCYPDTPDGLVALGTDMFFHAGNDAQLAAHPPDVPAFRYRFDWGTPLFGLGAAHGMELLFLWPRPMGLASGVLRGADRGGRTRLAEAMQTAWAAFVRTGSPGWPSWRVDSPQVAQFSAAGMTLSTQGEHDRLDRWGAQLIVMP, encoded by the coding sequence GTGCGCGCGACGGACACGGGACGGGTGGCGGGGCGGGTTGTGCGCGCCCAGAACGGACAACCCGCTCTGGCGTGGCTGGGCCTGCCGTACGCCGCGCCGGCCCGCGGCCCGCTGAGGTTCGCGCCGCCTGCCCCGCCCGCAGAGTGGCGCGGGGTGCGTGACGCGTCGGCGTTCGCGCCGGACGTGCTGCAACCCCTGGATCCGTCGGTGACGCTGGCGCGGTCGCTGGAGGGCAGCCTGCACCTGAACGTGTGGGCGCCCCCGCACGGGGAGGGGCACCCGGTGCTGGTGTGGTTTCACGGGGGCGCGTTCCGGGCCGGGAGTGGCCGCCTGTACGACGGCCGGGAGTACGCGGCCCGGCGGGGCGTGGTGGTGGTGACCGTCAACTCCCGGCTGGGCCCACTGGGCTACGCGAACTTCGGGGGGCTGTTCGGGGACGAGCGGTTCACGCCGAACGCCGGGTACCAGGACCAGGGGGCCGCGGTGCGCTGGGTGGCCCGGAATATCGCGGCGTTCGGCGGGGACCCGGCGCGCATCACGGTGGCCGGCGAGTCGGCGGGGGCCGTGGCGTGCGCGCTGATGCTGCGTGACCCTGACCTGGCGCCCCTCGTGAGTGGCGCGGCGCTGCAGAGTGGCGGACTGAACCAGGTGAGCACGCTGGACAACAGCCTGGAGCTCGCGCAGGCGTACGCCAGGGCCCTCGGGGTGAGTGGGGCGACGCGCGAACGACTCTGGACGCTGCCCCCGGCGGCTTTCGTGGGGGCGCTGCACACCCTGGAACGCGTCCGGGCGCGCCACCTGAACTCCCGCCCGGTTCTGGACGGGCAGGTGCTGCCAGCCACCATGAGCGCCCTGCTGGCCAGGCCGGTCGCGCCGGTGCCGCTGCTGCTGGGCGCCAACCGGGATGAGTACTCGCTGTTCGTGAAGCTTCCGGACCGGGTGTTTCCCCGCACGGACCGCGCGCTCCTTCGCCGCGTGCTGGAGGGCCAGCTGACACCCGGGGGCGCCTCACGCGTCCTGGACTGCTACCCGGACACACCGGACGGCCTGGTGGCGCTGGGAACCGACATGTTCTTTCACGCGGGCAATGACGCGCAGCTGGCCGCGCACCCGCCGGACGTACCGGCCTTCCGGTACCGGTTCGACTGGGGCACCCCGCTGTTCGGGCTGGGCGCCGCGCACGGCATGGAACTGCTGTTCCTGTGGCCCCGCCCGATGGGGTTGGCCTCGGGCGTGTTGCGCGGTGCGGACCGCGGCGGGCGCACCCGGCTGGCCGAAGCCATGCAGACCGCATGGGCGGCGTTTGTGCGGACGGGCTCACCCGGCTGGCCGTCGTGGCGCGTGGATTCGCCGCAGGTGGCGCAGTTCAGTGCGGCAGGGATGACGCTGAGCACGCAGGGGGAGCACGACCGCCTGGACCGCTGGGGCGCGCAGCTGATCGTGATGCCCTGA
- a CDS encoding YkoP family protein, protein MRGRWWAGVAAAWAADRVWRWSGLGTLRRARSAQPGLGLLLEGGPDPAVTPAVLAALRTAGVTVTFAFEPPLARRHPGLAAQAAQEGHDVVPFVRVGWWPWTWWPALRVVPPGSAAPGLRLAGPVPAVVAALLSWRWGVALTAGQVQGRWADRQLVLPGVRPGALAHLSGTDPRLPEALPALLGDLKARGYEVRGLSGLRGLRPERPRDLPATALQFVDVLYDRVGRIRRVGAHASSLFRVGMASYPLADVALPGGERVRRGERLVEFHLDSARLTELAERPLAGRRIITHSVRDLARAVRDEPEWNAATAVFSISIFSDVLALYGFTVLDLPPGRRRALTWWSRVIRRAYGVSDPRKQHVPRLAVIAREDLIRRHARD, encoded by the coding sequence ATGCGGGGACGGTGGTGGGCAGGCGTGGCAGCCGCGTGGGCGGCAGACAGGGTGTGGCGCTGGTCGGGTCTGGGGACCCTCCGGCGGGCCCGCAGCGCCCAGCCGGGCCTGGGGCTGCTGCTGGAGGGCGGACCGGACCCGGCTGTGACCCCGGCTGTTCTCGCGGCGCTGCGCACGGCAGGCGTGACAGTGACCTTCGCCTTCGAGCCGCCCCTCGCGCGGCGCCACCCGGGCCTGGCCGCGCAGGCGGCCCAGGAGGGGCACGATGTGGTGCCGTTCGTCCGGGTGGGTTGGTGGCCCTGGACATGGTGGCCTGCCCTGCGGGTGGTGCCTCCTGGCAGTGCAGCGCCGGGTCTGCGGCTGGCAGGGCCGGTGCCGGCCGTGGTGGCCGCGCTGCTGTCCTGGCGGTGGGGCGTTGCGCTGACGGCGGGGCAGGTGCAGGGCCGGTGGGCGGACAGGCAGCTGGTGCTTCCCGGCGTGCGGCCCGGCGCGCTGGCGCATCTGAGCGGCACCGACCCCCGGCTTCCCGAAGCGCTTCCGGCCCTGTTAGGCGACCTGAAGGCCCGCGGGTACGAGGTGCGGGGACTGTCCGGGCTGCGCGGCCTGCGTCCGGAACGGCCACGGGACCTGCCGGCCACCGCCCTGCAGTTCGTGGACGTGCTGTACGACCGTGTGGGCCGGATTCGCCGCGTCGGGGCGCACGCCAGCAGCCTCTTCCGGGTGGGCATGGCCTCCTATCCGCTGGCCGACGTGGCGCTCCCGGGCGGCGAGCGGGTCCGCCGAGGTGAGCGGCTGGTGGAGTTTCACCTGGACAGCGCCCGCCTCACGGAACTCGCCGAGCGGCCCCTGGCAGGGCGGCGGATCATCACGCATTCCGTGCGGGACCTGGCGCGGGCCGTGCGGGACGAGCCGGAGTGGAACGCGGCAACAGCTGTGTTCAGCATCAGCATCTTCTCGGACGTGCTGGCGCTGTACGGCTTCACGGTGCTGGACCTGCCGCCCGGACGGCGGCGCGCGCTGACGTGGTGGTCACGTGTGATCCGCCGGGCGTACGGCGTCTCCGACCCACGCAAGCAGCACGTGCCGCGCCTGGCTGTGATCGCCCGCGAGGACCTGATCCGGCGGCACGCCCGGGACTGA